In Euphorbia lathyris chromosome 9, ddEupLath1.1, whole genome shotgun sequence, the following are encoded in one genomic region:
- the LOC136205485 gene encoding uncharacterized protein At1g51745: MGSSGSGAVDCGIGPIVWVRRRNGSWWPGKILGQDELAECNLTSPRTGTPVKLLGREDASVDWYNLEKSKRVKAFRCGEFDDCIERAESAQGMPIKKREKYARREDAILHALELEKQLLKKQGKFSATSDQPRSKSSGSAKEASVSSDGLANNSGKSGIANLNQHLNRVDSGVKVETVGSAINAKEENQSISEDDHSEAMPRMRGLQDFGLKTTPLKRKLPSPVDSDGSKKTMLDYDIQAHSVGTPSMERSNDANGVEQLGAFFRGKRSRCVYLPSESNDSLDDKELPAGQSKMFPSELGDDDDHTHHHGSVNEQNSSSGFMEDVESESSETESSDSGSDSSETEPDMDDEVTGFQDAALSSEAERDALRRREAPGEHGSTSSDEEVDEIAFSGEMHHFYPEDPFVGNETVSKWQLKGKRNIRNLTKKSVQRVDGKILNIPLGSYYGRKDSTCGTTAYGFDGVDLGRKYFGVGLNNGRHPYAPRFLSKGRNNRGCSNMIDWWEDRLRPPRGRWEDNFNLNPIIFGNHPFGGRSRSMLIDVDLKVQSSYQKERVPIVSLLSKLNGKAIIGHPIQIEALEDGSSETIFSMDDYHTSKAVDHDGNTPLPSAWRTARRTNLRTPRPHLSSENSVFMDQEERFPFKKASTPGSFSHKAGMIRKSLSQISRPPMDQKFPKKLSKKASLSSSNQKTRTLSSIAGQQPTHYSSGGQMDGLIKAETSGPTTVACIPVKLVFSRLLEKINRPPSKAACKAVMSNRNTTKREEHHN; this comes from the exons ATGGGAAGTTCGGGATCGGGTGCAGTCGATTGTGGTATAGGACCGATCGTTTGGGTGAGGAGGAGGAATGGCTCGTGGTGGCCGGGCAAGATATTGGGACAAGACGAACTGGCAGAGTGTAATCTCACTTCTCCTCGCACAGGGACTCCGGTCAAGCTCCTTGGAAGGGAAGACGCTAGTGT GGACTGGTATAATCTAGAAAAATCTAAGCGTGTGAAGGCATTTCGATGCGGTGAGTTTGATGATTGCATTGAAAGGGCTGAATCGGCTCAGGGAATGCCAATAAAAAAACGAGAGAAATATGCACGTCGAGAAGATGCAATTCTTCATGCGCTTGAGCTTGAAAAGCAACTTCTGAAAAAGCAAGGGAAATTCAGTGCGACATCTGATCAGCCAAGAAGTAAGTCATCTGGATCTGCAAAGGAGGCTAGTGTCAGTTCAGATGGTTTGGCAAACAACAGTGGGAAATCTGGGATTGCCAATTTGAATCAACATTTAAATAGAGTAGATTCAGGTGTCAAAGTTGAAACTGTTGGAAGTGCCATCAATGCCAAGGAAGAGAACCAGTCAATCTCAGAAGATGATCATTCTGAAGCAATGCCACGGATGAGAGGATTGCAGGATTTTGGGCTCAAAACTACCCCTTTAAAGAGAAAGCTTCCGTCGCCAGTTGATTCAGATGGTTCCAAGAAAACTATGTTAGATTATGACATTCAAGCTCATTCTGTTGGCACCCCTAGCATGGAAAGATCAAATGATGCAAATg GGGTGGAACAGTTGGGAGCTTTTTTTCGGGGGAAGAGGAGTAGATGCGTTTACTTGCCATCTGAGTCTAATGATTCTTTGGATGATAAAGAACTTCCTGCTGGTCAAAGTAAGATGTTTCCTTCTGAgttgggagatgatgatgaccATACTCATCATCATGGTTCTGTAAATGAACAGAACTCTTCTTCTGGATTCATGGAAGATGTTGAATCTGAGTCTTCTGAGACCGAGTCTTCTGATTCTGGGTCTGATTCTTCTGAGACTGAACCAGATATGGATGATGAAGTGACTGGTTTTCAAG ATGCTGCTTTGTCCTCTGAAGCTGAAAGGGATGCTTTGAGACGGCGTGAAGCACCAGGTGAACATGGAAGTACAAGTAGTGATGAGGAAGTTGATGAAATAGCATTTTCTGGTGAAATGCATCATTTTTATCCTGAGGACCCTTTTGTTGGTAACGAGACAGTGTCCAAATGGCAATTAAAAGGGAAAAGGAACATTAGAAATCTTACGAAAAAGTCTGTACAAAGAGTTGACGGAAAGATTTTAAATATTCCTCTTGGAAGCTATTATGGGAGAAAGGACAGCACTTGTGGCACAACGGCATATGGTTTTGATGGTGTTGATTTGGGCAGAAAATATTTTGGGGTTGGATTGAATAATGGACGCCATCCATATGCACCTAGGTTTTTGTCTAAAGGCAGAAATAATAGGGGTTGTAGTAATATGATTGATTGGTGGGAAGATCGTCTTCGTCCTCCTAGAGGACGCTGGGAGgataattttaatttgaatCCAATAATTTTCGGCAATCATCCTTTTGGTGGCAGGTCAAGATCCATGTTGATAGATGTGGATTTGAAGGTCCAATCAAGCTATCAAAAAGAACGAGTTCCTATTGTTTCACTTTTAAGCAAGTTAAATGGGAAGGCAATTATAGGGCATCCAATCCAAATTGAAGCCTTAGAAGATGGCTCATCTGAAACTATTTTTTCTATGGATGATTATCATACCAGTAAAGCAGTTGACCATGATGGAAACACACCACTTCCATCTGCATGGAGGACTGCTAGACGGACAAATCTTAGGACCCCGCGTCCACATTTATCATCTGAGAATTCTGTATTTATGGATCAAGAAGAGAGATTTCCATTTAAGAAGGCAAGCACCCCTGGGAGTTTCAGTCACAAGGCAGGCATGATTCGAAAGAGCCTTTCCCAGATTTCTCGGCCTCCAATGGATCAGAAATTTCCGAAAAAGCTGTCAAAGAAAGCAAGCTTATCATCATCTAACCAAAAAACGAGAACACTATCTTCAATTGCTGGTCAACAGCCAACACATTATAGCAGCGGTGGCCAAATGGATGGGCTTATCAAAGCTGAGACATCTGGACCAACAACGGTTGCTTGTATACCTGTGAAATTAGTTTTCAGTAGGTTACTTGAGAAGATCAATAGACCGCCATCAAAAGCAGCATGTAAAGCTGTTATGTCAAATAGGAACACGACAAAGAGAGAGGAGCATCATAATTAA
- the LOC136206003 gene encoding altered inheritance rate of mitochondria protein 25, which yields MNRIQRCRFFSKVNFGVPFFNNGIPSTVGGRGLHCLHQSQSAWLSEILSRKGSFWGSVDGLSIGLKRGGVLALSRGFAHGVENENDPQLTRSFLAQLWVADRKLEKFRKKTRQKRGHSDAAINHYPSFQPPPTESVSGSLKPASPEEVLVAPLLARSNLLITRDIEWANLVLGFEQENRYLVVDVCYPQAPVGFIREKSNLLARQLLRSRRPFVARITDAMGSVLFTVRRPFFWITSSIYAEIDGKEVGVVHRRWHLWRRIYDLYLGNKQFAVVENPGLWNWTFTLKDINGEVLAQIDRDWRGFGFEIFTDAGQYVIRFGSCDPSWKSGVAAGIHELEVGRPLSLSERAVAVALAISLDNDYFSRHGGWGIPFFAVEE from the exons ATGAATAGAATACAGCGTTGTCGTTTCTTTTCCAAGGTTAACTTTGGGGTGCCATTCTTCAATAATGGTATTCCTAGTACTGTAGGGGGTCGAGGGCTTCACTGCTTGCATCAGTCTCAGAGTGCGTGGTTGTCGGAAATTTTATCAAGAAAAGGTAGCTTTTGGGGTTCAGTTGATGGCTTATCGATTGGGTTGAAGCGGGGAGGGGTTTTGGCTCTCTCTCGTGGATTCGCACATGGTGTGGAGAATGAGAATGATCCTCAGTTGACTAGAAGTTTTCTTGCACAGCTATGGGTTGCGGATAGGAAACTGGAAAAATTTAGAAAGAAAACAAGACAAAAGAGGGGGCATAGTGATGCGGCAATTAATCACTATCCATCCTTCCAACCTCCTCCTACCGAATCTGTTTCCGGTTCCCTGAAGCCAGCTTCTCCAGAGGAA GTCCTGGTTGCACCTCTTCTTGCTAGGTCCAACTTACTAATTACAAGAGATATTGAGTGGGCAAATTTGGTACTTGGATTTGAGCAG gaAAATCGTTATTTGGTAGTGGATGTATGCTACCCCCAAGCA CCTGTAGGTTTTATTCGTGAGAAGAGCAACCTACTTGCAAggcag CTACTTCGTTCAAGGCGCCCTTTTGTTGCTCGCATAACTGATGCCATGGGAAGCGTGCTGTTCACG GTTCGGAGGCCTTTTTTTTGGATAACAAGTtcaatttatgcagaaattgaTGGTAAA GAAGTTGGTGTGGTTCATAGAAGATGGCATCTTTGGAGAAGGATATATGATTTGTATTTGGG AAATAAGCAATTTGCGGTGGTTGAGAATCCTGGACTTTGGAATTGGACATTCACATTGAAGGACATAAATGGGGAAGTTCTAGCTCAAATAGATCGTGACTGGAGAGGTTTCGGTTTTGAG ATATTTACTGATGCTGGTCAGTATGTGATACGATTTGGAAGTTGTGATCCGAGTTGGAAGAGCGGTGTTGCTGCAGGG ATTCATGAGTTGGAAGTTGGGCGGCCCTTGAGCTTATCAGAGAGAGCTGTAGCAGTTGCTCTTGCTATTTCTCTGGATAATGACTATTTTTCTAGGCATGGTGGCTG GGGAATCCCTTTCTTTGCTGTTGAAGAATAG